The window AGCTTGCCCAAAACCTCCAAACGCCGCTGTTGTCTGACGCTCAATGTGATTGTCCCCATACCCATTAGCATGCGGACAAAGTCCCTGAGCAATAACACCGGACATATTCCCTGAGCAGTTACACCGGGCCCGCTTCGCGTTGACTCTCCCTGGCGGATCAGATATAATCGCGACGTTCTGCGCCCGGCCCTGCCCGAACCCCGGAGAGACACAACCACATGAGCTTTGATGATAGCAACGCCCTGCGGAAGCGCGTGCACGAGCTGGAGGCCCGCGTACACGAGATGGAGGCGGAGATGGCCTCCCGCAACCGTGAGATTGCCAGGCTCCAGCGCGGCATCAAAGCCTCCGAGGTCACCGAGACGCAGGTTCCCATCGCCGAGTTCGAGGACACCCTGAAGCGCCTGGTCCAGCGTGTCGCCATGATCCTGCAGGCGGAGAAGTGCGCGATCATGATCCTCGACAAAGAGACCGGCGAGCTCGTGGCGCGGGCCCCCGCCTTCGGCATCGCCGAGACCGACCTTCAGATGATGCGCGTTAAGGTCAGCCAGGGCATCGCGGGCGACGTTTTCCGCTCTGAGAAGCCCGCGATGTTCCATGACGCCGTGACCGACCCGCGCACCGTCAAGGACAACGTTGCCCTGCTGCATATTCGCAACGGCGTCGTCGTTCCCCTGATCGTTGAGAAGCGCGACGAGGAAAACCGCGTCCTTGACCGCATCACCATCGGCGTGATCGGTGTCTACAACAAGCGCTACGGTGGCTCGTTCATAGACGAGGACGTGCGCCTTCTCGAGCGCCTGGCGCGCAACGCCGCCTCCGTGATCGCGAACGCCCAGATGTTCCGCGAGCTCGTCGAGGAGCGCGAGAAGCTCGCCCACACCATCGAGAGCCTTTACGCCGGCCTGCTGCTCGTCGGCACCAACGGCAAGCTGATGCAGATGAACGCCCGGGCTCGCCAGATCTTCGGCATCACGACCGACCCCGTGGGCAAGCAGTACGCGGAGGTGGTCCGGCACGACCGGGCCCTGGAGGTGCTGGGACGCATGCTCGCGGTGCCGGAGAGCGGCGCCAACGGGGCAACCGACGACGAGGACTCGCGCGCGGCCGAGGAGATCACCGTCCCGGAGCCGGAGACCGAGGAGGAGCGCATTTACCAGATGCACGCCGCCCAGGTGCGCGCCGAGGACAACCGCCTGATTGGCACCGCCATCATCCTCAACGACATCACCGATATCCGCAACCTGGAGCGAATGAAGACGGAGTTCGTGGCCATCGCCGCGCATGAGCTCCGAACGCCGATGACGCCGATCAAAGGCTTCATCAGTATGCTCAACCAGGACGACATGGACTCGTTCACTTTCGAGGAGCGCAAGGAATACTACGACATCGTCGAGCAGAACGTGGATCGCCTGGGCCGCTTGATCAACGACCTGCTCAACGTGACGCGCATCGAGCGCGGAATCGCCCTGACGCTCTTCTGGGAGGAGGTCGACCTCTGCCAGTTGGCGGAGTCGGTCTTCGAAGTGCAGCGCGGGATGACCAACACGGATCGTCACACGCTTGTGCTCGACACCAAGACGTCGTGCCTCTTCGCCACCGTCGGCCGCGACCAGATCGAGCAGATCCTCCAGAACCTGGTGAGCAACGCCATCAAGTACTCGCCCGAGGGTGGCGAGGTGCGCATCATCGTCCGCGACGAGGAGGAAACGCAGACCGTCCTCATCGGTGTCCGTGACCAGGGCACCGGCATTCCCGAGTCGGCCAAGGCCAAGCTCTTCAAACCCTACCGGCGAATCCACAACCCGAAGACGGCCAGCGTCAAGGGCACCGGCATCGGCCTGTTCCTCGTAAAGAACCTGGTAGAGGCGCATCGCGGCACGATCTGGGTGGACAGCGAGCTCGGTAAGGGAACCACCGTCTGGTTCCGCATCCCCAAGGCGCCGCCCGAGACCGCGGACGTGGAGGCGTAAGCCTAGCGGTCAGGTCTCGGCCCGGTGCGGCGAGGGTTCCCGCGCGCGAGCCGCTCGCCGCGGCCTCTGGCGCGGCGAGCGCCTCGGTGCATGGGACCGGGCCACGGGTGCCGGCCTGGGAGCGACGGGTCGCCGCGCCGCGACCCGCGATGGAGACGCCGACACGATGGGCGACGCAGAGGAACCGCTCGTGCAGGAGTTGCCGGCCGGCCTGCAACGCGGCATGGCGACTGCCCTCCCCCCGGACGAGGAGGCGTTCATCATGCTCGCCGGCGCGCCCGGCGAGGGGCTCGTGGCAACCGCCCGACGCGTGCTGATCCTGCGCGAGCAGATGCCGCTGGTCGGCACGGAGGCGCGGGTCGATTGCTTCGACTACTCCTACGAGCAGATCCGCACGGTCCATGTGGCGGAGGCAGCCGGCGGAGGGCACCTGCGCCTGGAGTTGGTCGCGCCCCCCTCCGACGATCAGCACGTCGGCCTCTACTTCTCGTCCTCGCACCTTGAGCGCTTCGAGCGCGCCGCCTCTTGCATCCGGCTCGTCGCTCAGCAGACCGGAGGCGTGCCCGGGGAGCCCGCCGACGCGGGCGCCGCCACCCGCCCTGGGGCCGACTGCTGCTGCGGCGGCGAGGCCGAGCGCGATGACGCCTTCTGTGCCGGGTGCGGCCGTCCGATGGCGGTGTTCTGCGGCGCGTGCTCCCGGCGTCTCGCAGGCGCGGAAGGTTGCTGCCCGGCGTGCGGCCTGGCGGCGCTGTATGCTCGCTGCCCGGTGTGCCCAGCCTGCGGGGTCTCCGTCGCTCCGACGATGCGTTACTGCCCCGGCTGCGGCCTCTCACAGTATGCCGCGTGCGCGGTGTGCGCAGGCCCGCTGCCGCCCGAGTGGGCGTTCTGTGCACGGTGCGGGGCCCCGGCCTCCGTCTCGGCCGAGGAACGGGCCGCCATTCCCGCCACCGTCCCGGAGCGCGCGGCCGCTCACAACGAGACGGGGTTGCGCCTCTATCAGGCCCACAGCCTTCGTGACGCGGCACGCTCGCTTGAGGCCGCCGTCACGCTGGCACCCGGAGACCCGCTCTACATGGGCAACCTCGCCGTGGTCTACGCCGAGACGGGCCGCGAGGCCGACGCCGAGCGCGCGTTCGCAGCCGCTCTCTCCACGGAACCGGCGGATGCGGCCGTCCTCCTGAGTTACGGCTACTTCCACGCGCAGCGAGGACGGGTGCGCGAGGCGCGTGCCGCGTGGAGCCGGGTTGCCGCGCGGAGCCTGGAGAGCGCGGAGGGGCGCGAGGCGGCGGCGAACCTCGAGCAACTGGAGGGGCCAGGGTAGGGTATGCACCGCGTGAGGGTACGAGTCCAGCGGCTATCGACGGCGCGCGACCTCCCTCTGCCCGCATATGCCACGGCGGGATCGGCCGCCATGGACCTGCAGGCGGCGGTGGAGGGGCCCGTGACGCTGGCGCCCGGGGAGCGGCGCCTGATCCCGACCGGGCTGCGCATCGCGCTGCCGCCGGGCTACGAGGCGCAGGTGCGTGCCCGCAGCGGCCTGGCGCTCCGGAGCGGCCTCGGGATGGCCAACGCCCCGGGCACGATCGACGGCGATTACCGCGGCGAGATCGGGATCGTGCTTATCAACTGGAGCGACCGGCCGCAGACCGTCGCTCGCGGCGACCGGATCGCGCAACTCGTCGTCGCGCCGGTGGCGCGCGCCGAGCTTGAGGAGGCCGACACCCTCGAGGAGACGGAGCGCGGCGCGGGAGGCTTCGGCCACACCGGCCTGAGGTGAACCACCGATGCAATGCCCGACATGCCACACGGATCTGGCGGCGGATAGCGCCTTCTGCTCGGCTTGCGGCGCCGGCGTGGGCACGGCCATCGAGGCGGGGGCGCACGACAGGCGCAGCGAGGCGCTGCTAGGGCAGGCCAACGTGATGCGGATGCGCGGCCAGTGGGCGAAGGCCGAACAGCTATGCATCGACCTGCTCCGGACCGACCCGAACAACGTGCACGCCCACTCGCTGCTCGGCGATGTGTATCGTGATCAGGAGCGCTACGACGAGGCCGCCCAGTGGTACCAGCTCGCCCTCGACCTGAACCCCGAGAGCGCCGCCGACCGCGCCAAGCTGGCGCAAGCGGAGGGGGCGCGCCGGGCACGAGCGGCGGCCGCGGCGGGCACGCAGCGCCTGCTCGGCCTCTCTCCCGTCGCCTGGATCCGCGGTCTGACCGTGCTCTCGGTCGCGTTCCTGGTGCTCAGCGTTGCCCTCCTGGTCGCTGTGCGCCGCAACGTGGCTCGCGCGCCGGCCGTGGTGAGGGGAGCGGCGCCCACCTCGGAGGGGGCGTCGGCCCCGATGCCGCCGGTCTCGGGCACGCTCGGCGCGCAGCAGAACGATGGCGGAACGACGCATCGAGCTCTGGCTCCACCAGTAGGGCAGACCGGCCCGCAGGGGCCACAGGCCCCCGAGGCGTCGGTTTCGCCGGGCTCGATGCCGGAGCAGGCGGCGCGCGAGGCCGCCCTGGAGGGCCGCGTCAGCGCGATCGCTGTCCTCTCGCCGGGAACGGCAGTCGTCGCGGTGACGCTGTCGGATCGGGGGAGCCGGGGCCTGGCCGTGCTCGAGGAGACGGCCGCCAAAGGTGACCTGACGAGCGAGGTGCTTCGGGCCATGGCCTTGCGTGATGGCCTGCGCGCCGCACAGGCCATGTTCACGCTCGAGCCGATGCTCCAGGAGGTCGACGTAGCGATCCGGGCGCGCGTTGGCGTGGAGCCGTCCCAGCCGCTTTTCCGGGGCGCCATCGCCCGCGCCGCGGCGGCGTCGGTCGTGGCGACCGCGCCGCCGGACCGGATCCTGGGCGCTTTCGCGTCGACCTGGTGGGCGGGGATGCAGATGCCCGCGGCCGAAGGCGAGGAGCCCTTGCAGTGAGCCGGGAGGTCGGCGCCGATGCGCCGCGGCAGGGTGCGCCCATCGTGGAGACGGTCCGCGGGCCCGTGCCGGCCGAGGTGCTCGGGCTCACGCTCCCTCACGAGCACGTGAGCGTGGACTTCATCGGCGCGGATCAGACGGGACCGCACCGCTGGGACCCCGCCGAGGTGCGCCGCGTCATGCTGCCCTATCTGCTTGCTGCCCGCCGGCGCGGCATCAGCACGTTCGTCGACTGCACTCCGGCCTACCTGGGCCGCGACGTGCGAACCCTGCGGCGGCTCTCCGCCGACAGCGGCCTGCATATCCTGACCAACACCGGGCTCTACAAGGAGCCGTTCCTGCCTCGCTACGCGTTCGAAGCCAGCGCGGACGAGTTGGCGGACCGCTGGGTTGCCGAGTGGGAGCGAGGGATCGATGGCACCCCGGTGCGCCCGGGCTTCATCAAGATTGCCGTGAACCCCGGGAAGCTGGTGCCCGTGCAGGTGAAGGTCGTCCGCGCCGCGGCCCGCGCGAGCCGGCGTACCGGCCTGGTAATCGCGTGCCACACGGGCCCCGGACCCGCGGCCATGGAGGCCCTGGACCTTCTGCGCTCCGAGGATGCCGACCCCGCGCGCTTCATCTATGTGCACGCCGACGCCGAACCGGACCGCCGCCACCACGTGGCGGCCGCGCGCGCCGGTTGCTGGGTCGAGTTCGACTCGGTCGGCGCCCGACCCGTCGATGAGCATGTGGGGCTTGTCGGCGCGATGCTTGCCGAGGGACTGGCGCATCGCCTCCTTCTCTCCCACGATGCGGGATGGTATAACGTGGGCACGCCCGGAGGTGGCAAGGTGCGCCCCTATACGGCGCTGCTCGACGAGCTGATGCCCGCCCTGGAGCGGAACGGCATGGCGCCCGGTCAACGCCAGCAACTCCTCGTGCAGAACCCGCGCGCGGCGTTCGCCGTTGCGGCGCCGGCTTCCCGCAACTGAGACGCCTTGAATGCCGGGTGCCCTGCAGGTATACTCAGCAAGCGCGCCGTCGCCGGGCGCGCAATGGGCCCCCGTTTTGCCGGATGAGCTCGATGTCGCGCTGACGCTGCGGAGCGGCCAGTGCTTCCGCTGGCGGCAGATGCCCGTCGGTGAGTGGCGGGGGGCTGTCGGCGGGCGCGTTCTGCGGCTCTGGCCGGCGGACGGCGGCTTCTGGTGGGAGACGGTGCCCTCCCCTCCAGACTGGGAGCTCGTGAGGCGTTACTTCGCGCTGGATGTCGACCTGGCGTCCCTGCAGCGCGCGTGGATACGCGCCGAGCCGCGGGTCGCGGATGCCGTGGCGCGCTGGCCGGGGCTTCGCGTGCTTCGCCAGGAAGCCGTCGAGGTCCTCTTCGCGTTCCTGTGCGCCTCCTGCAACACGATGACCAAGATCGGGCGCTCCGTGAACGCCCTCGCGGCCCGTTACGGGTCGATCGTCGGCGTCGTCGAAGGCGAGCCGGTCCACGGTTTCCCCGAGCCCGAGCTCCTGATGCGCGCCGCCGAGGCCGACCTGCGCGCCGATCTCTGGGGCTTTCGGGCGCCGCGCGTTGCGCTGACGGCGCGCCACATCGTGGCCCGTGGGCCCGGCTGGCTGGAGTCGCTGCGCTCGGCTGCGTTGGGAGAGGCTCGGAGCGAACTGATGAGTCTGTTCGGCGTCGGTCCGAAGATCGCCGACTGCGTCTGCCTGTTCGGCCTCTGGCACGATTCGGCGGCGCCCATCGACACCCATGTGCGACGGGCCGCGGCGCGGCTCGGCGGGCCGGAGCTTTCGACGGCCGGCTACGAGGCCTGCGCCGCGGCCCTGCGCGAGCGGTTTGGCGACACGGCGGGCTGGGCACAGCAGTACCTGTTCGTGGACGAGGCGGCGCGCTCGCGTCGCCGGGCATTGCCGGCACCCCATGACACCGTCGGATAGGACGAGAGAACGATCCGAATGCACCTGTACAACACCCTGACGCGCTCCAAGGAGTTGTTCGAGCCCATGCGCCCGCCGCGCGTCGGCATGTACTGCTGCGGCCCGACCGTGTACAACTACGCGCACATCGGGAACCTGCGCACCTACGTGTTCGAGGACGTGCTGCGCCGGGCGCTGAGGATGAACGGCTACGAGCTCGTGCACGTGATGAACATCACGGACGTGGGGCACCTGGAGTCCGACTCCGACGAGGGGGAGGACAAGATGGAGAAGGGGGCTCGGCGCGAGGGACTGGACGTCTGGCAGCTTGCCCGCAAGTACGAGGCAGCGTGGCTGGACGACATGGCCCGCCTCAACATCGAGCGGCCCGAGGTGGTGTGCCGTGCCACTGAGCATGTCGGCGACATGGTCGCGCTCATTGAACAACTGCTTGAGCGTGGCTACGCCTACATGACGCCCGGCGCCCTCTATTTCGACACGTCGCGCTTTCCGCAGTACGCCGACTTCGCGCGCCTGGACCTGCGCGGCCAGCAGGCCGGCGCCGGCGGTCGCGTCCAGCTCCTCGGCGAGAAGAAGCACCCCAACGACTTCGCGCTCTGGTTCCTTGGCAAGCCCAAGCATATTATGCAGTGGGACAGCCCCTGGGGCCGCGGGTACCCGGGCTGGCACATCGAGTGCTCGGCCATGAGCATGAGGTACCTGGGCCATACGTTCGATATCCACTGCGGCGGCGTCGACCACATCCCGGTGCACCATACGAACGAGATCGCTCAGAGCGAGGCCGCGACGGGTGACCCGTTCGTGCGCTACTGGTTGCACGGCGCATTTCTGATCGTCACGCGGTCGATGAGCGAGGACGCGCCGGAGGCCGGGGCGGAGGGCGACGAGAGCGCCGGTTACGAGAAGATGTCGAAGTCCGCCGACAACTTCCTTACCCTCCAGCGTCTGATCGATCGGGGCTTCGACCCGCTCGCCTACCGTTACCTGTGCCTCCAGGCGCACTACCGGTCGGAGCTTCGCTTTTCGTGGGAGACGCTCGAGGGGGCGCAGCAGGGTCTTCGCAGGGTCTATTCCGTCCGGCCCGACGATGACCCTCTCGCCGACGAGGCCCGCTTCCAGGACGCGCGGCAGGAGGCGCTGGACGCGCTGAACGACGACCTGAACATGCCGCGGCTCGTGGGGTTGCTCAACCGCCACAACAGCTACCGGCTCTGGACGGAGCTCGACGCGGCGCTCGGCCTGGACATCGCCGCGCGCGCTCGGCGCGTGGATGAGGAGCTGCCCTCGGAGATCATGGAGCTGGTGGAGCAGCGCAACGCGGCGCGGACGGCGCGGGAGTGGGCGCGGAGCGACGAGCTCCGCGACCGGCTCGTTGACCTCGGCTACGAGGTGGGCGACAGTCCGCGGGGAACGAAGGTCACGCGGCGCACGGTGTGAGGGGCGAGCGCGGGGCTAGCGCCGTGCCGCGCCGGGCATCATTGCCAGCAGGTTGCTCTCCATCAGCGCGCCCATCTGCTCCCCAACGGAGACGCGCGTCTCGTAGGCGTAGAGCTTCAGGCCGTAGTCCTCGGGCGTCAGGATGTAACCGAGCGCATCGCCGGTGAGCCCGAGCAGGAACCGCGGCGTGCCGGCCATCTTCCGCTTCAGCCGCAGGCCAATGTTCGGCAGTACCTCGCCCGGCAGCGTGAGCCATTCGGACGACCCCACGGTGAACCTGACCACCTCGGTGGTGATCGTGCCGTCCGGGTTGAGGTCATTGGGCAGCACGCCGGCCTCCATGAGCGCGCGGAACGCGGCGTTCCCCATCGGCACCTTGTAGACGCGGCGGGCGAAGGTGATGGCCGGATCGCGCACCTCGGCGGCTCCGTCGAGCGCCGCGAGCGCGGCCTCGCCGAGCGCGCGCCCGATGCGCTCCGCCTCCGGCCATGCCTCGCCTTTGGGGAAGCCTGACTCGTTGTGGATCAGCGCCGTCACCATGCCGCCCTGCGCGCCGTTGGCGTAGATGGCGACGCCGCCGAGTCGCTCCTCCACGCGCTGCCGCAGCCAGTGCGGGAAGTCGCTCGTGATCTGGTGATTGTCGAGCACCTCGGGGTGGCAGGCGTAGTTCACCAGCGTGGCGACCGTCTTGCCGGCGGCGTCGACCACCTGCATCGCGCCAAGCTCCGTGTCGAGGATCTCGGCCACGCGCGCATTGTAGGAGCAGTCCTTCACGTCTTCGCGGGTGCCGAAGCGAACGGTTGCTGGCCGAAGTCGCCCGGCCGTCTCGTCGACGAGCGCGGCGATCCGTCGAACAAGATCCGCCATCCAGGCGCGGTCGACGCCGCTCTCGGTCGGGCTCGGGCCCCACTGCCCGTAGGTGTCCGGGCCGGAGTGGGTGTGCGTGACGCCGACGAGCACGCGTTCGGGAGGGACGGAGCGCACCAGCCGCCGGATCTCGAGCACGTGGCGGCGCGTCAGGCCGAGCAGGTCGCAGCAGACGAGGGCGAGCGCCTGGTCTCCACTACGCATCACGAGGCAGCGCGCCCAGAGGGGGTCGTGGATGCCTTCGCTGCGCCGGTTCGCGCCATAGCCAGCGATGTAGACCGAGCGCGTCGGCGTGATGTCGAGCTTGCCGGCTGCCGCGACGAAGGCGGCTGCGGCGGGACCCTGGCCGGCGGCGGCGAGCGCAACGATCAGGATGGCGAGGGGTGCGCGGCGCATCGATGGTGTCTCCTGGCGGAGCGCGAGCTCCCTCCCGCGCGGAGCGGGGTCAGAGGCCGCGGCCCACGGCCGCGGCGATCGGGCGGCACTCGGCCATCAGATGGGCGAAGTGTTCGTGCGTCAGGCTCTGGGCACCGTCCTTGATGGCCTTGTCCGGCTGAGGATGGACCTCGATCAGAAGTGCGTCCGCGCCGCACGCGATGGCCGCCTTGGTCATGGGGCCGACCAGGTCCCACTTGCCGGTGCCCTGGCTCGGGTCCACGACGAGCGGCAGGTGCGAGAGCGCGCGAACGGCGGGGATGGCCGAGAGGTCCAGCGTGTTGCGCGTGAGCGTCTCGAACGTGCGGATGCCGCGCTCGCATAGCATCACGTCGTGGTTGCCGCCCAGGTAGACGTACTCGGCCGCGTTGAGCCACTCCTCGATCTTCGCCCACATGCCGCGCTTGAGCATCACCGGCGTTCGGGCCCGCCCCACCTCCCGAAGCAGGTCGTAGTTCTGCATGTTGCGAGTACCGATCTGCAAGATGTCGGCGTGCTCGCACACCATCTCAACGTTGCGCGGGTCCATCACCTCGGTGACGATCGGCAGCCCGGCCTCGCAGCCGACGGCCTTGAGGATTCGCAGGCCCTCCAACCCGAGGCCCTGGAACGAGTATGGGGAGGTACAGGGCTTGAACGCGCCTCCTCGAAGCACGGTGGCGCCGGCGGCCTTCACGGCGCGCGCGGTTGCCAGCGTCTGCTCATAGTCCTCGACGGTGCAGGGGCCGGCCATGCAGATGACCTGCTCGCCTCCGATGGTCGCGTCGCCGACCCGGATGCGCGTGTTCTCCTGCTGGTAGTCGCGGCTGACGAACTTGTAGGGCCGGATGATCGCGATCACGCGCTCAACGAAGCTGAGCCGCTCGAGTTGCTCCATGTAGTTCTGCTTGTCGGCATCCGGCACGCCCACCGCGCCGACCACGGTGCGCTCTGTGCCGTAGATCGGGTGGACGCCGTATCCCCAGTCCTGGATGCGCTGCTCGACCTCGCGCACCTGCTCCGGCGTCGCGTGCGCGGCCATCACGACGATCATTGCCCCACCACTTCCTTCAGCAGGCCCAGGAACCGTTCGTTCTGCTCCGGGGTTCCCACCGTCACGCGCAGCCAGGTGTCGGCCCCGAAGATGTCGCCGGTCCGTGTGATGACGCCGCCCCTCAGCAGGTACTGGAACACCAGACCACACTCGCGGCCGACGTCCATCCAGACGAAGTTGGCCTCGGACGGCGCGTAGGCCAGCCCGAGCGCGTCCAGGGTGGCATAGAACTGGCGACGACCGGCCGCGTTCACCTCGCGCGAGCGCCTCGGGTGCTCGGCATCGCGCAGCGCCGCCACGGCGGCGGCCTGCGCCACCAGGTTCACGTTGAACGGCTCGCGCACCTGGTTGAGGTAGCCCGTGATCTCCGGGCGGGCGATGCCGTAGCCCACGCGCAGACCGGCCAGCCCGTGGATCTTCGAGAACGTTCGCAGCACCACCAGGTTGCGGCCCTCGCGCACGAGCTTCAGCGTGTCCGGGTAGTCCGCACGCTCCACGTACTCGTGGTAGGCCTCGTCCATCACCAGCACGGCCCGGTCGGGGATGGCATCGGCAAGACGGACGACCTCGCTGTGCGTCACCATCGTGCCGGTGGGGTTGTTCGGGTTCGCCACAAAGACCAGGCGGGTGCGCGCCGTGATGCGGTCCGCCATCGCCGGCAGGTCGTGCGCCCAGTCCCGCAGCGGTACCTTGACGCAATCGGCGCCGTTCAGCGTGGCAGCGGACTCGTAGCGCACGAAGCTCGGGTGGGCCTGAACCACCTCGTCGCCGGGCTCAAGGAACACCAGGCCGAGGAGTTGGATGATCTCGTCCGAGCCGTTGCCGATGGTCAGGTGATCGCCGGGAACCCCCAGATGCGCGGCGAGCGCCCCCCGCAACTCGTGGCACGAGCCCTCCGGATAGAGGCTCACCTGCTCGGCGGCGGCGCGTATGGCCTGCACGGCGAGCGCCGATGGCCCGAGCGGGTTCTCGTTGGATGCGAGCTTGATCACGTCGGTGAGGCCGAGCTCGCGCTTGACCTCCTCGATCGGCTTGCCGGGCCGGTACGGGACGAGGCGCGTGACGTTCTCGCCGACGCCGAGGGTAGAGCGGGCGGTGCCGAGCATACGGGTCTCCGAAGAGGCGGGTTGGCTCAGTGTACCCCATGCCCCGGCATGTAGCCAAGCGTACCAACAACCGCTCAGCGCGGGGGGAAGGAGCCGGCGAAGCCCGCGCCGAAGGTGCGTGGGACAGGTCGAGGAAGGGAACGCGACGAGGAGGCTGGCGAGGAGGGGAGCATGGCGGACCGCGCGATCCTGGTGGGCGTCGGGGCGATGGGCGAGACGTGGTGTCGAACCTGTCTGCCGCCGAACATCGCCGACGGACTGGTGGAGGTCGTGGCGGCCGTCGACGTGAACCCTGCGAGGCTGGCCGTTGCGCGCGATGCGCTGGGGCTGCCGGACGACCGCCTATTCGTCGACGCGGCGGCGGCCCTCGACGCCGTCCGCGCCGACTTCGTCATCGTCGTCACCCAGCCCGCACAGCACGAGGAGATCGTTGACCTTGCCCTCGCGCACGAGATGGACATACTTTCGGAGAAGCCCATTGCCGACACGCTCGACGCGTCGTGCCGCATCGCCGACAAGGTTCGCCGGGCCGGACGCCGCATGGGCGTTACGATGAGCCACCGGTTCGACCAGGACAAGACGACCTTCCGCCGCGAGTTGCGGAATGGCCGCTACGGCAGGCTCGACTACCTGGTGTGCCGCTTCACGTGCGCCTGCCGGAAGCTCGGCGCGTGGGGGCGCTTTCGCCACGAGATCCCGGATGCGCTGATGGTCGAGGGCGCGGTGCACCACCTGGACATCCT is drawn from Chthonomonadales bacterium and contains these coding sequences:
- a CDS encoding GAF domain-containing protein — its product is MSFDDSNALRKRVHELEARVHEMEAEMASRNREIARLQRGIKASEVTETQVPIAEFEDTLKRLVQRVAMILQAEKCAIMILDKETGELVARAPAFGIAETDLQMMRVKVSQGIAGDVFRSEKPAMFHDAVTDPRTVKDNVALLHIRNGVVVPLIVEKRDEENRVLDRITIGVIGVYNKRYGGSFIDEDVRLLERLARNAASVIANAQMFRELVEEREKLAHTIESLYAGLLLVGTNGKLMQMNARARQIFGITTDPVGKQYAEVVRHDRALEVLGRMLAVPESGANGATDDEDSRAAEEITVPEPETEEERIYQMHAAQVRAEDNRLIGTAIILNDITDIRNLERMKTEFVAIAAHELRTPMTPIKGFISMLNQDDMDSFTFEERKEYYDIVEQNVDRLGRLINDLLNVTRIERGIALTLFWEEVDLCQLAESVFEVQRGMTNTDRHTLVLDTKTSCLFATVGRDQIEQILQNLVSNAIKYSPEGGEVRIIVRDEEETQTVLIGVRDQGTGIPESAKAKLFKPYRRIHNPKTASVKGTGIGLFLVKNLVEAHRGTIWVDSELGKGTTVWFRIPKAPPETADVEA
- a CDS encoding zinc ribbon domain-containing protein, encoding MGDAEEPLVQELPAGLQRGMATALPPDEEAFIMLAGAPGEGLVATARRVLILREQMPLVGTEARVDCFDYSYEQIRTVHVAEAAGGGHLRLELVAPPSDDQHVGLYFSSSHLERFERAASCIRLVAQQTGGVPGEPADAGAATRPGADCCCGGEAERDDAFCAGCGRPMAVFCGACSRRLAGAEGCCPACGLAALYARCPVCPACGVSVAPTMRYCPGCGLSQYAACAVCAGPLPPEWAFCARCGAPASVSAEERAAIPATVPERAAAHNETGLRLYQAHSLRDAARSLEAAVTLAPGDPLYMGNLAVVYAETGREADAERAFAAALSTEPADAAVLLSYGYFHAQRGRVREARAAWSRVAARSLESAEGREAAANLEQLEGPG
- the dut gene encoding dUTP diphosphatase, whose protein sequence is MHRVRVRVQRLSTARDLPLPAYATAGSAAMDLQAAVEGPVTLAPGERRLIPTGLRIALPPGYEAQVRARSGLALRSGLGMANAPGTIDGDYRGEIGIVLINWSDRPQTVARGDRIAQLVVAPVARAELEEADTLEETERGAGGFGHTGLR
- a CDS encoding tetratricopeptide repeat protein; translation: MQCPTCHTDLAADSAFCSACGAGVGTAIEAGAHDRRSEALLGQANVMRMRGQWAKAEQLCIDLLRTDPNNVHAHSLLGDVYRDQERYDEAAQWYQLALDLNPESAADRAKLAQAEGARRARAAAAAGTQRLLGLSPVAWIRGLTVLSVAFLVLSVALLVAVRRNVARAPAVVRGAAPTSEGASAPMPPVSGTLGAQQNDGGTTHRALAPPVGQTGPQGPQAPEASVSPGSMPEQAAREAALEGRVSAIAVLSPGTAVVAVTLSDRGSRGLAVLEETAAKGDLTSEVLRAMALRDGLRAAQAMFTLEPMLQEVDVAIRARVGVEPSQPLFRGAIARAAAASVVATAPPDRILGAFASTWWAGMQMPAAEGEEPLQ
- a CDS encoding phosphotriesterase, whose amino-acid sequence is MSREVGADAPRQGAPIVETVRGPVPAEVLGLTLPHEHVSVDFIGADQTGPHRWDPAEVRRVMLPYLLAARRRGISTFVDCTPAYLGRDVRTLRRLSADSGLHILTNTGLYKEPFLPRYAFEASADELADRWVAEWERGIDGTPVRPGFIKIAVNPGKLVPVQVKVVRAAARASRRTGLVIACHTGPGPAAMEALDLLRSEDADPARFIYVHADAEPDRRHHVAAARAGCWVEFDSVGARPVDEHVGLVGAMLAEGLAHRLLLSHDAGWYNVGTPGGGKVRPYTALLDELMPALERNGMAPGQRQQLLVQNPRAAFAVAAPASRN
- a CDS encoding cysteine--tRNA ligase, with product MRMHLYNTLTRSKELFEPMRPPRVGMYCCGPTVYNYAHIGNLRTYVFEDVLRRALRMNGYELVHVMNITDVGHLESDSDEGEDKMEKGARREGLDVWQLARKYEAAWLDDMARLNIERPEVVCRATEHVGDMVALIEQLLERGYAYMTPGALYFDTSRFPQYADFARLDLRGQQAGAGGRVQLLGEKKHPNDFALWFLGKPKHIMQWDSPWGRGYPGWHIECSAMSMRYLGHTFDIHCGGVDHIPVHHTNEIAQSEAATGDPFVRYWLHGAFLIVTRSMSEDAPEAGAEGDESAGYEKMSKSADNFLTLQRLIDRGFDPLAYRYLCLQAHYRSELRFSWETLEGAQQGLRRVYSVRPDDDPLADEARFQDARQEALDALNDDLNMPRLVGLLNRHNSYRLWTELDAALGLDIAARARRVDEELPSEIMELVEQRNAARTAREWARSDELRDRLVDLGYEVGDSPRGTKVTRRTV
- a CDS encoding neutral/alkaline non-lysosomal ceramidase N-terminal domain-containing protein, whose product is MRRAPLAILIVALAAAGQGPAAAAFVAAAGKLDITPTRSVYIAGYGANRRSEGIHDPLWARCLVMRSGDQALALVCCDLLGLTRRHVLEIRRLVRSVPPERVLVGVTHTHSGPDTYGQWGPSPTESGVDRAWMADLVRRIAALVDETAGRLRPATVRFGTREDVKDCSYNARVAEILDTELGAMQVVDAAGKTVATLVNYACHPEVLDNHQITSDFPHWLRQRVEERLGGVAIYANGAQGGMVTALIHNESGFPKGEAWPEAERIGRALGEAALAALDGAAEVRDPAITFARRVYKVPMGNAAFRALMEAGVLPNDLNPDGTITTEVVRFTVGSSEWLTLPGEVLPNIGLRLKRKMAGTPRFLLGLTGDALGYILTPEDYGLKLYAYETRVSVGEQMGALMESNLLAMMPGAARR
- the aroF gene encoding 3-deoxy-7-phosphoheptulonate synthase — translated: MIVVMAAHATPEQVREVEQRIQDWGYGVHPIYGTERTVVGAVGVPDADKQNYMEQLERLSFVERVIAIIRPYKFVSRDYQQENTRIRVGDATIGGEQVICMAGPCTVEDYEQTLATARAVKAAGATVLRGGAFKPCTSPYSFQGLGLEGLRILKAVGCEAGLPIVTEVMDPRNVEMVCEHADILQIGTRNMQNYDLLREVGRARTPVMLKRGMWAKIEEWLNAAEYVYLGGNHDVMLCERGIRTFETLTRNTLDLSAIPAVRALSHLPLVVDPSQGTGKWDLVGPMTKAAIACGADALLIEVHPQPDKAIKDGAQSLTHEHFAHLMAECRPIAAAVGRGL